CTGCCGACCACCAGTACCACGTCACATTCGCCGGCCAGTTGCTTGACGGCATCCTGGCGGTTCTGGGTGGCGTAGCAGATGTCGTCCTTGCGCGGGCCACCGATGTTCGGGAAGCGCGCACGCAGGGCATCGATGACACGGCTGGTGTCATCCATCGACAGCGTGGTCTGGGTCACGAAGGCCAAGTGGTCCGGGTCGCGCACCTGCAGCTTGGCGACATCCTGCTCGTCTTCGACGAGGTAGATGGCGCCGCCGTTGCTGGCGTCGTACTGCCCCATGGTGCCTTCGACTTCAGGGTGCCCTGCGTGGCCGATGAGGATGCATTCACGGCCGTCGCGGCTGTACTTGGCCACCTCAATGTGCACCTTGGTGACCAGCGGGCAGGTGGCATCGAACACCTTCAGACCACGCCCGGCCGCTTCCTGGCGCACGGCCTGGGAAACACCGTGGGCGCTGAAGATGACGATGACGTCGTCAGGTACCTGCTCCAGCTCTTCGACGAAGATGGCACCGCGGTTGCGCAGGTCTTCGACCACGAACTTGTTGTGCACCACTTCGTGACGCACGTAGATCGGCGGGCCAAAGACTTCCAGGGCACGGTTGACGATCTCGATCGCCCGGTCGACCCCCGCGCAAAAACCGCGAGGGTTGGCGAGTTTGATTTGCATGCTCGGCTCCAGGCTTACAAGGCCTTCACGTCGAGGATCTGCACCTCGAAGCTCAGGGTCTTGCCAGCCAGTGGGTGATTGAAGTCGATGGTCACTTGCGCGTCATCGAACGCCTTGACCACGCCCGGCAGCTCGGCGTTGGCGGCGTCATTGAAGATCACCAACAGGCCTTCGGACAACTCCATGTCGGTGAACTGCGAACGCGGCATCACTTGCACATTCTGCGGGTTCGGCTGGCCGAAGGCGCTCTCAGGGGCCACAGTGACGGTGCGCTTGTCGCCGGCCTTGAA
The sequence above is drawn from the Pseudomonas putida genome and encodes:
- the ispH gene encoding 4-hydroxy-3-methylbut-2-enyl diphosphate reductase, which encodes MQIKLANPRGFCAGVDRAIEIVNRALEVFGPPIYVRHEVVHNKFVVEDLRNRGAIFVEELEQVPDDVIVIFSAHGVSQAVRQEAAGRGLKVFDATCPLVTKVHIEVAKYSRDGRECILIGHAGHPEVEGTMGQYDASNGGAIYLVEDEQDVAKLQVRDPDHLAFVTQTTLSMDDTSRVIDALRARFPNIGGPRKDDICYATQNRQDAVKQLAGECDVVLVVGSPNSSNSNRLRELAERMGTPAYLIDGAEDLQRSWFGDAARIGITAGASAPEVLVRGVIEQLKAWGASGAEELDGREENITFSMPKELRVRSLI
- the fkpB gene encoding FKBP-type peptidyl-prolyl cis-trans isomerase produces the protein MTDIRIGQNTEVTLHFALHLENGDTVDSTFDKSPAVFKVGDGNLLPGFEAALFGFKAGDKRTVTVAPESAFGQPNPQNVQVMPRSQFTDMELSEGLLVIFNDAANAELPGVVKAFDDAQVTIDFNHPLAGKTLSFEVQILDVKAL